Proteins encoded in a region of the Leishmania panamensis strain MHOM/PA/94/PSC-1 chromosome 7 sequence genome:
- a CDS encoding hypothetical protein (TriTrypDB/GeneDB-style sysID: LpmP.07.1220): protein MSSSIHVILVGTDAFKVEGALQGTAVHTHRAWNTSYQFSCTSALSVDKVDKRLLLVCHVIVLCKGCRVPASKSSYSDRTVLALPDATAGCVEELRDSAFFYGICTLEELKAKVLTIGLAPPHIVFDAALGCFTPVGKAAFERAFWLFDRDADGVLRLPELIGWRKQVESAAYSAEEDMGLFLSEWGGTVAVEKLADQAQFLALHVEWLRKGKTLEAWATLHTTGIHPDGLPYSWYDLHSIRVDQETNTYLSSHAIQFFTNLYRLKRFADMEDVWSITPGCPWDAVEGFLKEHIPMVKFVEYWKYMALIRRDEVIRYARYWGYKGEISYLFTRRTARAYRPLHETVPNTIHVLVAGSAHSGRRSLMHALTTEGPDGFQKSDRTGDTYVRTTTFFAAKGREQAEEAQTVVYSTTSADACARLLSNSELSKTIDVVLLCYDGTDIDGSGTYAMSLYKQVSATDACERLPFVVVMTKADAAQPVAVGKEAGAGQRLKDFCLAHQLLWPPVVTSSEQPDQSEAASLNEYMYAVASDPALAVGQPPLTYVRILRRVTFVAIVAVAAAGVGQTLISVLRRRRR, encoded by the coding sequence ATGAGCTCCTCTATCCACGTCATCTTAGTCGGTACGGACGCTTTTAAGGTGGAGGGCGCGCTGCAGGGCACGGCGGTGCATACACACCGCGCCTGGAACACGTCCTACCAGTTCTCGTGCACCTCAGCGCTGAGCGTAGACAAGGTGGAcaagcggctgctgctggtctGTCATGTTATCGTGCTGTGCAAGGGCTGCCGAGTACCGGCGAGCAAATCGAGCTACAGTGATCGCACAGTTCTGGCGCTGCCGGACGCGACGGCCGGCTGTGTGGAGGAGTTGCGAGACAGCGCCTTCTTCTATGGTATATGTACCCTGGAGGAGCTCAAGGCGAAGGTGCTGACCATCGGCCTCGCCCCACCGCATATCGTCTTCGATGCCGCGCTTGGTTGCTTCACGCCGGTTGGCAAGGCCGCGTTCGAGCGTGCTTTTTGGCTCTTCGACCGCGACGCTGATGGAGTGCTGCGGTTGCCGGAGCTCATTGGATGGCGCAAGCAGGTGGAGTCAGCAGCCTACAGCGCTGAGGAGGACATGGGCCTTTTCTTATCCGAGTGGGGCGGCACCGTTGCGGTGGAGAAGCTGGCGGATCAGGCGCAGTTTCTGGCCCTCCACGTTGAATGGCTTCGGAAAGGCAAGACCCTCGAAGCGTGGGCGACGCTGCATACTACCGGCATCCACCCCGACGGGCTGCCCTACTCGTGGTACGACCTGCACTCCATTCGGGTGGATCAGGAGACGAACACGTATCTTTCCTCCCATGCGATTCAGTTCTTCACCAACTTGTATAGACTGAAGCGGTTTGCTGATATGGAGGACGTGTGGAGCATCACGCCTGGGTGCCCCTGGGACGCTGTCGAGGGATTCTTAAAGGAGCACATCCCGATGGTCAAGTTCGTGGAGTACTGGAAGTACATGGCACTGATTCGACGCGACGAGGTGATTCGCTACGCCCGGTACTGGGGGTACAAGGGTGAGATCAGCTACCTCTTcacgcgccgcaccgcccgCGCCTACCGGCCCCTTCACGAAACTGTGCCGAACACGATTCACGTACTCGTGGCCGGGTCGGCGCACAGTGGTCGGCGCAGTCTCATGCATGCCCTAACGACTGAGGGCCCCGACGGCTTCCAAAAGTCGGACCGTACGGGAGATACATACGTGCGGACCACCACCTTCTTTGCCGCTAAGGGCCGCGAacaggcggaggaggcgcagacgGTGGTGTACTCGACGACGTCGGCCGACGCCTGCGCGCGGCTGCTATCCAACTCGGAGCTCTCCAAGACGATAGACGTTGTTTTGCTTTGCTACGACGGCACTGATATCGATGGCAGCGGGACGTACGCGATGTCGCTCTACAAGCAGGTCAGCGCGACCGATGCGTGCGAGCGGCTGCCGTTCGTCGTCGTGATGACCAAGGCAGATGCTGCGCAGCCTGTGGCGGTCGGCAAAGAAGCGGGGGCGGGCCAGCGTTTAAAGGATTTCTGCCTTGCCCATCAGCTATTGTGGCCGCCGGTCGTCACCAGCAGTGAGCAGCCAGATCAGAGCGAAGCCGCGTCACTCAATGAGTACATGTACGCCGTAGCCTCGGACCCGGCGCTCGCGGTTGGTCAACCTCCTCTCACCTACGTGCGCATTCTTCGCCGGGTGACGTTTGTCGCTATCGtagccgtcgctgctgctggagttgGACAGACCCTCATCAgtgtgctgcggcggcgacgacggtaG
- a CDS encoding peptide methionine sulfoxide reductase, putative (TriTrypDB/GeneDB-style sysID: LpmP.07.1230) → MPTTARATFAAGCYWGTEHLFTKKFKDGIVSHKVGFMGGVEREGLGYSDVTKGNTGHAEVLDLVYDPDKVSFEDLLSFFFRMHNSTTLNRQGGDVGTNYRSAIFYYNDEQKTAAENYIAKLNGSDEKLHAAFTKAFGGGPCVTTLEKAAIFYPAHEAHQNYIEKHPNGYCAHRIYF, encoded by the coding sequence ATGCCCACAACTGCTCGAgccaccttcgccgccgGCTGCTACTGGGGTACAGAGCACTTGTTTACGAAGAAATTCAAGGATGGCATCGTTTCTCACAAGGTCGGCTTCATGGGCGGCGTTGAGAGGGAAGGGTTGGGCTACTCTGACGTCACGAAGGGCAACACCGGCCACGCCGAGGTGCTCGACTTGGTGTACGACCCCGATAAAGTGTCGTTCGAGGatctgctctccttcttcttccgcaTGCACAACTCAACGACGCTGAACCGGCAGGGGGGCGACGTCGGCACTAACTACCGTAGTGCCATCTTCTACTACAACGATGAGCAAAAGACCGCAGCGGAGAATTACATCGCCAAGTTGAACGGTAGCGATGAGAAGCTTCACGCCGCCTTCACCAAGGCCTTTGGCGGGGGACCCTGCGTAACAACCCTCGAAAAAGCGGCTATTTTCTACCCGGCGCACGAGGCACATCAAAACTACATCGAGAAGCACCCGAATGGCTACTGCGCGCACCGCATCTATTTCTAA